The following proteins are co-located in the Choristoneura fumiferana chromosome 23, NRCan_CFum_1, whole genome shotgun sequence genome:
- the Mlf gene encoding myeloid leukemia factor isoform X2 produces MSLFGSLMGDVEDDPFFGSHMRHMRHMNNMMNSLFSDPFGMLGAPMSLMPRPAGMGMMPFMPQMPQMNRLFSDLEGHMGAPGSSFSSSTVVMSSSGPNGKPQVYSSSSSTKIGPDGIKETRKTLEDSRSGTKKMSIGHHIGDRAHVVERAQNLYSGDREETQEFINLDEDEADEFDREFQAKAGAFVSGGARAAIAPRARLAIERRARARARRRP; encoded by the exons ATGTCTCTTTTCGGGTCTTTGATGGGAGATGTCGAAGATGATCCGTTTTTCGG GTCCCACATGCGCCACATGCGTCACATGAACAACATGATGAACTCGTTGTTCTCGGACCCGTTCGGCATGCTGGGCGCGCCCATGTCTCTGATGCCGCGCCCCGCCGGTATGGGCATGATGCCATTCATGCCGCAGATGCCTCAGATGAACCGGCTGTTCTCTG ATCTAGAGGGACACATGGGCGCTCCCGGCAGCTCATTCAGCAGCAGCACCGTTGTCATGTCGTCCAGCGGACCCAATGGAAAGCCTCAG GTGTACAGTTCGTCGAGCAGCACCAAGATCGGCCCCGACGGCATCAAGGAGACGCGCAAGACTCTGGAGGACTCGCGCTCCGGCACCAAGAAGATGTCCATCG GACATCACATCGGTGACCGCGCGCACGTGGTGGAGCGCGCGCAGAACCTGTACAGCGGCGACCGAGAGGAGACGCAGGAGTTCATCAACCTGGACGAGGACGAGGCAGACGAGTTTGACAG GGAGTTCCAGGCGAAGGCGGGCGCGTTTgtgagcggcggcgcgcgcgcagccatcgcgccgcgcgcgcgcctcgcCATCGAgcgccgcgcacgcgcacgcgcacgacGCCGG
- the LOC141440722 gene encoding uncharacterized protein codes for MALDKQKILSDLGNVVNQLQSADCGCMGKLFSNPGQAQGMGASGGCRCQHSCCQNQGYGHHYSGASYPTHQQSMPCTPCMGINCNPPKLYSETYSYLNQNLMQPVIREVYDDLKSISPENTIMNNPMGNQLGLAQGTPKTPVVRGNMGEIVGQTPIGDVMGGQNPMQSMGGIPPQNTMKPMAIGGQQQQNSMGGMGDEILKMMMSSNKSQPMNMTGQSGQQSNQNGVTNAQMGANQSQYGSNMGGMVPVTSQYNSNYTNMGANQGKFNTGNMQPNQAQYNTNNMGMARSQNNSYPQMQNPTAQYNNMTQPNMHAGGTSQVNAMPVMANNANPNAQVGNMNANSGMQQMPAPQRGNYGQHSQGMAKFNEMFPGVTQGMGGNLDFDPMSIAIQMNPANQKQATMNAIEKIMSSNSATNKPLNRNAVEMQPVMNGINAVNTNFTPTPSTPNNQMQLLPPNQAVNQQFVSSPATATSQMNQMQPQVVYTAGTDELANQEGLRQQKPVGIGEISQGGYPNQLPARQEFIKDPVYPVDTTKFPSTMHGRKYEYNTLGQPVEPLPQRSYRRTEPSLPQTLSPQPVPSKLRYPVQPKYVVKNTVSKTSLFGNNPVGKTPSRRQLQHVYNTYKGSVSSTKQNVRSPHQLSASDGRLRTNQHLSPVRQVPVERVGGDTIANNQLVNDQVTPKGEHFIDEVLDAAANQPYGDGRPEKPVAPSKISKCRNGLQDLVFTSYPQSSAWSFHGHNHRQPF; via the exons ATGGCTCTAGATAAGCAAAAGATATTGAGTGATTTAGGAAATGTTGTAAATCAGCTGCAAAGTGCTGATTG TGGATGCATGGGTAAACTGTTTTCTAATCCCGGACAAGCACAAGGCATGGGAGCATCAGGTGGTTGTCGATGCCAACATAGCTGTTGCCAAAACCAGGGCTATGGACACCACTACTCCGGAGCGTCTTACCCTACGCACCAGCAATCGATGCCCTGCACACCATGCATGGGCATAAATTGCAACCCACCCAAGCTCTATAGCGAGACCTACAGCTATCTTAATCAAAACCTTATGCAACCCGTCATCAGAGAAGTGTACGATGATTTAAAAAGCATTAGTCCTGAAAATACTATTATGAATAACCCTATGGGGAATCAACTAGGACTTGCACAGGGTACTCCAAAAACTCCTGTGGTTCGGGGCAACATGGGAGAGATCGTGGGTCAAACTCCCATAGGTGATGTGATGGGTGGTCAAAATCCAATGCAGAGTATGGGTGGTATACCTCCTCAAAATACAATGAAGCCGATGGCAATAGGTGGACAGCAGCAACAGAATTCAATGGGTGGAATGGGAGATGAAATACTCAAGATGATGATGTCAAGTAACAAATCACAGCCTATGAATATGACAGGACAGAGTGGGCAACAATCTAATCAAAATGGAGTTACAAATGCGCAGATGGGAGCTAATCAAAGTCAATATGGTAGCAATATGGGAGGTATGGTACCAGTTACATCACAATACAATTCTAATTATACCAACATGGGGGCCAATCAAGGTAAATTTAATACAGGGAATATGCAACCAAATCAAGCTCAGTACAACACAAATAATATGGGAATGGCAAGAAGCCAAAACAATTCTTATCCTCAAATGCAAAATCCAACCGCTCAGTATAATAATATGACTCAACCAAACATGCACGCAGGAGGTACATCACAAGTTAACGCAATGCCCGTCATGGCCAACAATGCAAACCCAAATGCACAGGTGGGCAATATGAACGCAAATTCAGGAATGCAGCAAATGCCAGCACCTCAGCGCGGAAATTATGGCCAACATAGTCAGGGTATGGCAAAGTTCAATGAAATGTTCCCTGGGGTTACGCAGGGGATGGGAGGTAATCTAGACTTTGATCCAATGTCAATAGCAATTCAAATGAACCCAGCTAATCAAAAACAGGCCACTATGAACGCAATCGAAAAAATTATGTCAAGCAATAGTGCTACTAATAAGCCGTTGAATAGGAATGCAGTTGAGATGCAGCCTGTAATGAATGGAATTAATGCAGTCAATACAAACTTTACTCCAACTCCATCAACACCAAACAATCAAATGCAACTTCTTCCTCCTAATCAAGCTGTTAATCAACAATTTGTCAGTAGCCCCGCAACTGCTACAAGCCAAATGAATCAAATGCAGCCGCAAGTGGTTTACACTGCTGGTACAGATGAATTGGCGAACCAGGAAGGGCTACGGCAACAAAAACCAGTCGGTATTGGTGAAATATCACAGGGAGGATATCCTAATCAGCTGCCTGCTAGGCAAGAATTTATAAAGGACCCGGTATATCCTGTGGATACTACAAAGTTCCCTTCGACTATGCATGGCCGCAAGTACGAATACAACACTTTAGGACAGCCTGTCGAACCGTTGCCTCAGAGGAGCTACCGCCGTACGGAACCAAGCTTACCTCAGACCTTATCACCTCAGCCTGTTCCTTCGAAGTTAAGATACCCTGTGCAACCGAAGTATGTCGTTAAGAATACCGTGAGCAAGACTTCTCTATTCGGGAATAATCCTGTAGGAAAAACACCAAGTAGGAGACAGTTGCAGCATGTGTATAATACGTACAAAGGCTCTGTTTCTAGCACCAAACAGAATGTTCGGTCTCCGCACCAACTTAGTGCATCTGATGGTCGGTTGCGTACCAATCAACATTTATCACCGGTTCGTCAAGTGCCTGTAGAAAGAGTCGGAGGAGATACGATTGCGAATAATCAACTCGTTAATGATCAAGTTACTCCTAAAGGGGAACATTTCATAGATGAAGTTTTAGATGCTGCTGCCAATCAGCCTTATGGTGATGGGCGTCCAGAAaag CCAGTGGCTCCAAGTAAAATTTCTAAATGTCGAAATGGACTACAAGACTTGGTGTTCACGTCTTATCCGCAGTCTTCCGCGTGGTCTTTCCACGGGCACAACCACCGTCAGCCGTTTTAG
- the ScpX gene encoding sterol carrier protein X-related thiolase, with translation MGRKVFVVGVGMTKFAKPSPDRDYPEMGKEAVEAALADAGVKYEKIQQAVCGYVFGDSTCGQRVLYQVGMTGIPIYNVNNNCSTGSNALFLAKQLIEGGISDIILAVGFEKMAGGALGAGPYTDRTNPMDRHTLKMAEMAELAAAPMTPQYFGNAVMEHMKKYGTTELHLAKIAAKNHRHGVKNPRAQNSREYTVEEVLNSRRIYGPLTKLECCPTSDGAGAAVLMSEEAVIRHGLQNKAVEIIGMEMATDTEAVFTENSLMKVAGYDMTGLAAQRIYEKTGISPKQIDVVELHDCFAANELITYEGLQLCGVGEAGKFVDAGDNTYGGRVVVNPSGGLIAKGHPLGATGLAQCAELVWQLRGEAGDRQVPRARIALQHNLGLGGAVVITMYRKGFQNAAPNSVAAVSSNPEEFEVFKYMKILEDAMATDEDKLIEKVRGIYGFKVKGASGAEGYWVINAKEGKGKVTYNGTEKPDVTFTVNDKDVVDLISGKLNPQKAFFQGKIKIQGNMGLAMKLTDLQRQASGRIEQIRSKL, from the exons ATGGGTCGTAAAGTGTTCGTAGTCGGTGTCGGTATGACGAAGTTCGCCAAGCCGAGCCCCGATCGCGACTATCCCGAGATGGGTAAGGAGGCGGTGGAGGCGGCGCTGGCCGACGCCGGGGTCAAATACGAAAAGATTCAGCAAGCTGTGTGCGGGTACGTGTTCGGAGACTCGACGTGCGGACAACGCGTGCTATACCAAGTCGGCATGACCGGTATCCCAATCTACAATGTCAACAATAACTGCTCGACAGGGTCTAACGCTCTGTTCCTCGCTAAGCAACTGATTGAGGGCGGCATTTCTGATATCATACTGGCCGTAGGCTTTGAAAAGATGGCAGGGGGCGCTCTCGGCGCCGGTCCCTACACTGACCGCACAAACCCCATGGACCGGCACACGCTCAAAATGGCCGAGATGGCCGAATTAGCTGCCGCTCCCATGACCCCGCAATACTTTGGTAATGCTGTCATGGAACACATGAAAAAATATGGCACCACAGAGCTACACTTGGCTAAGATAGCAGCTAAGAACCACAGACATGGTGTCAAAAATCCGCGAGCACAGAATTCAAGGGAGTATACGGTAGAGGAAGTCTTGAATTCCAGAAGGATTTATGGTCCACTGACGAAGCTGGAATGCTGTCCAACCAGTGATGGAGCAGGAGCAGCAGTTCTTATGTCTGAGGAAGCAGTCATCCGGCATGGACTCCAAAACAAAGCAGTTGAGATCATAGGCATGGAAATGGCCACTGATACGGAAGCCGTCTTTACTGAGAATAGTTTGATGAAAGTTGCCGGGTATGACATGACCGGGCTAGCTGCTCAGAGAATTTATGAAAAGACAGGTATATCACCAAAGCAAATAGATGTGGTTGAGCTCCATGATTGCTTCGCTGCAAATGAGTTGATCACATATGAAGGGTTACAATTGTGTGGGGTAGGAGAAGCAGGGAAGTTTGTAGATGCAGGTGACAACACATACGGTGGGCGCGTAGTTGTGAACCCGAGCGGAGGGCTGATTGCCAAGGGACATCCTCTAGGAGCCACCGGGCTGGCACAGTGCGCTGAGCTGGTGTGGCAGCTGCGCGGAGAAGCTGGCGACAGACAG GTACCGCGCGCCCGCATCGCACTCCAACACAACTTAGGACTCGGAGGAGCAGTAGTCATCACCATGTATCGCAAAGGTTTCCAGAATGCCGCCCCCAACAGCGTCGCCGCTGTCTCCAGCAACCCCGAAGAGTTCGAGGTCTTCAAATACATGAAGATCCTCGAAGACGCCATGGCTACCGACGAAGACAAACTCATCGAGAAAGTCAGAGGTATCTATGGATTCAAAGTCAAAGGAGCCAGCGGAGCGGAAGGATACTGGGTCATCAATGCCAAAGAAGGCAAAGGCAAGGTTACGTACAACGGAACAGAAAAACCCGACGTAACTTTCACTGTTAATGACAAAGATGTCGTCGATCTAATTTCTGGGAAACTCAATCCCCAAAAGGCATTTTTCCAGGGAAAAATCAAGATACAAGGCAACATGGGGCTCGCAATGAAGCTCACAGACTTACAGCGCCAAGCTTCAGGAAGAATAGAACAAATCCGCTCCAAACTGTAA
- the LOC141440743 gene encoding sterol carrier protein 2-like isoform X2 — protein sequence MAQKVFVVGVGMTKFTKPSPDRDYPEMGKEAVEAALSDAGVKYDIVQQAVCGYAKGDSTSGQRVLYQVGMTGIPIYNVNNNCATGSSALFLAKQLVEGGISDVVLAVGFEKMAPGALGGSPYNDRTHPLDKHTAKMVELAGMAKAPMTPQFFGNAGIEYMKKYGATELHVAKVAAKNHRHGAKNPRAQVAKEYTVEEVLSSRKIFGPLTKLACCPTSDGAGAAVLMSERAVVRLGLQNKAVEIVGMEMATDTAEVFTEKSLLKVVGYDMTALAAKRLYEKTKVSPKDVNVVELHDCFATTEMFTYEGLQLCGVGQAGKFIDDGDNTYGGRVVVNPSGGLIAKGHPLGATGLAQCAELVWQLRGEAGDRQVPNARIGLQHNLGLGGAVVITMYRKGFQNTSKL from the exons ATGGCTCAAAAAGTATTTGTTGTGGGTGTCGGGATGACGAAATTCACAAAGCCCAGCCCGGACCGCGACTACCCCGAGATGGGCAAGGAAGCTGTGGAAGCGGCGCTCTCCGACGCCGGCGTCAAATATGATATAGTGCAACAAGCCGTCTGCGGGTACGCCAAAGGAGACTCCACTTCTGGCCAGCGCGTGCTGTACCAAGTCGGAATGACCGGCATTCCCATCTACAACGTCAATAACAACTGCGCAACCGGTTCCAGCGCGCTCTTCCTTGCCAAGCAACTCGTCGAAGGTGGCATCTCCGACGTCGTCCTCGCCGTCGGCTTCGAGAAAATGGCCCCCGGAGCTCTCGGCGGGAGCCCTTACAACGACCGCACTCACCCCCTTGACAAGCACACCGCTAAAATGGTCGAACTAGCTGGCATGGCAAAAGCACCTATGACCCCTCAGTTCTTCGGAAACGCTGGCATCGAATACATGAAGAAATACGGTGCGACAGAATTACACGTAGCGAAGGTGGCCGCGAAAAATCACAGGCACGGCGCTAAGAACCCCCGCGCACAGGTTGCGAAGGAATACACGGTCGAGGAGGTTCTTAGTTCGAGAAAGATCTTTGGACCGTTGACGAAGTTGGCTTGTTGTCCGACGAGCGACGGCGCCGGCGCGGCCGTGCTCATGTCGGAGCGAGCCGTCGTCCGCCTCGGGCTCCAGAACAAGGCTGTCGAGATCGTCGGCATGGAAATGGCCACGGATACAGCAGAAGTATTCACTGAGAAAAGTCTGCTGAAGGTCGTAGGTTATGATATGACTGCGTTAGCCGCGAAGCGTCTGTACGAGAAAACGAAAGTATCTCCTAAGGATGTGAATGTTGTTGAGCTGCACGATTGCTTCGCGACTACTGAGATGTTTACCTACGAGGGTCTGCAGCTGTGCGGAGTGGGGCAGGCCGGCAAGTTCATCGATGACGGGGACAACACGTACGGTGGACGCGTGGTGGTGAACCCGAGCGGAGGGCTGATCGCCAAGGGGCATCCTCTGGGAGCCACCGGGCTGGCGCAGTGCGCTGAGCTAGTGTGGCAGCTGCGCGGGGAAGCTGGTGATAGACAG GTGCCCAACGCGCGCATAGGCTTGCAGCACAACCTGGGGCTTGGGGGTGCCGTCGTCATCACCATGTACCGCAAAGGGTTCCAGAACACGTCTAAATTATAA
- the LOC141440743 gene encoding sterol carrier protein 2-like isoform X1, which translates to MPRKVFVVGVGMTKFLKPSPDRDYPEMGKEAVEAALADAGIKYDKIQQAVCGYVFGDSTSGQRVLYQVGMTGIPIYNVNNNCSSGSNALFLCKQLIEGGIGDVMLAVGFEKMAPGPLGNGAYKDRADPLGLHDKKTDELIGLVKGPLTPQYFGNAGIEHMKKYGTTEVHLAKIAAKNHRHGMKNPRAQSTREYTVEEILNSRRIYGPLTKLECCPTSDGAGAAVLMSEDAVIRLGLQSKAVEIIGMEMATDTPGVFTENSLMKIAGYDMTGLAAKRIYEKTGVSPKQVDVVELHDCFAANEMITYEGLQLCGEGEAGKFIDAGDNTYGGQVVVNPSGGLIAKGHPLGATGLAQCAELVWQLRGEAGDRQVPNARIGLQHNLGLGGAVVITMYRKGFQNTSKL; encoded by the exons ATGCCGAGAAAAGTGTTCGTTGTAGGAGTTGGTATGACCAAATTCCTGAAACCAAGTCCTGACCGGGATTACCCAGAGATGGGAAAGGAGGCCGTGGAAGCGGCCCTGGCCGATGCGGGCATCAAATACGACAAGATCCAACAAGCCGTCTGCGGATACGTGTTCGGAGACTCTACGAGCGGTCAACGCGTGCTTTACCAAGTCGGTATGACTGGCATCCCTATCTACAACGTCAATAACAACTGCTCCTCCGGCTCCAACGCTCTCTTCCTCTGCAAACAATTGATCGAAGGTGGCATCGGCGATGTAATGCTTGCGGTAGGCTTCGAAAAGATGGCGCCTGGACCCCTTGGCAACGGCGCCTACAAAGACAGAGCTGATCCTCTAGGACTACACGACAAAAAGACAGACGAGCTCATCGGTCTCGTCAAAGGCCCGCTAACTCCTCAATATTTTGGCAACGCTGGGATCGAACACATGAAGAAATACGGAACGACTGAAGTGCATCTAGCTAAAATAGCAGCCAAGAATCATAGGCACGGGATGAAGAACCCACGGGCACAGAGCACCAGGGAATATACTGTGGAGGAGATTTTAAATTCTAGAAGGATCTACGGACCCCTAACTAAGCTGGAGTGCTGTCCTACCAGTGACGGTGCAGGAGCAGCGGTGCTCATGTCGGAAGACGCCGTGATTCGTTTAGGACTGCAAAGTAAAGCTGTTGAGATCATAGGGATGGAAATGGCGACAGACACGCCAGGAGTTTTCACGGAGAACAGTTTAATGAAGATTGCCGGGTATGACATGACCGGGCTGGCTGCAAAACGCATTTATGAGAAGACTGGTGTATCGCCCAAGCAAGTGGATGTGGTTGAGCTCCACGATTGCTTTGCTGCGAATGAAATGATTACATACGAAGGTTTGCAGTTGTGTGGGGAGGGCGAAGCGGGGAAGTTCATCGATGCTGGTGATAATACGTATGGTGGGCAAGTTGTGGTGAACCCGAGCGGAGGGCTGATCGCCAAGGGGCATCCCCTGGGAGCCACCGGGCTGGCGCAGTGCGCTGAGCTGGTGTGGCAGCTGCGTGGCGAAGCTGGCGATAGACAG GTGCCCAACGCGCGCATAGGCTTGCAGCACAACCTGGGGCTTGGGGGTGCCGTCGTCATCACCATGTACCGCAAAGGGTTCCAGAACACGTCTAAATTATAA